Proteins encoded within one genomic window of Amorphoplanes friuliensis DSM 7358:
- a CDS encoding M16 family metallopeptidase, translated as MSVRPLPDLIPDTKLKLPKQAERTLSSGLTVIAIRRPAVPLIEMRLRVPFGRAPLARATLLSQALFTGTATMSSIDIAAELQSVGGGLSAGLDPDRLLVTGNSLAGGLDRMLEILAGVLSDPTYPAEEVATERDRLADHIQVAQTQPAHLARTALLQRVYGRHPYAVQTPEAEQVKGVRPAQLRALHADRVRPQGAVLVLVGDLNPEKAIDSAEKALSGWIGPSRDGNVPPTPELEPGPLLLVDRPGAVQSSLRMALPAVTRTDPDYAALQLANMVFGGYFSSRWVENIREDKGYTYGPHSSIEHFVAGSSLVVAAEVATEVTGPAMLETLYELGRIASLPPGEEELEQARRYALGTLRLGMSTQAGLAGLASIYASFGLRLDYLREHSAALASATREQVAEAAARYLAPSAAVTVVLGDADKVEAPLAALTAVERSE; from the coding sequence GTGAGCGTGAGGCCCCTTCCGGACCTGATTCCGGACACCAAGCTCAAGCTGCCCAAGCAGGCCGAGCGGACGCTCAGCAGCGGGCTCACCGTCATCGCCATCCGCCGCCCGGCGGTGCCGCTGATCGAGATGCGGCTGCGGGTGCCGTTCGGCCGCGCGCCGCTGGCCCGCGCCACGCTGCTGTCACAGGCGCTCTTCACCGGCACCGCGACGATGTCCAGCATCGACATCGCCGCCGAGCTGCAGTCCGTCGGCGGCGGGCTCTCGGCCGGGCTCGACCCGGACCGGCTGCTGGTCACCGGCAACTCCCTCGCCGGTGGCCTCGACCGGATGCTCGAGATCCTGGCGGGGGTGCTCTCCGACCCCACGTACCCGGCCGAGGAGGTCGCCACCGAACGCGACCGGCTCGCCGACCACATCCAGGTCGCCCAGACACAGCCCGCCCACCTGGCCCGCACCGCGCTGCTCCAGCGGGTGTACGGCCGGCACCCGTACGCCGTGCAGACCCCCGAGGCCGAGCAGGTCAAGGGAGTGCGCCCGGCACAGCTGCGTGCGTTGCACGCCGATCGTGTACGCCCGCAGGGTGCGGTGCTGGTGCTCGTCGGCGATCTCAACCCCGAGAAGGCGATCGACTCGGCCGAGAAGGCGCTCAGCGGCTGGATCGGCCCGAGCCGTGACGGCAACGTGCCGCCGACCCCCGAGCTGGAGCCCGGCCCGCTGCTGCTCGTCGACCGCCCCGGCGCGGTGCAGTCGTCGCTGCGGATGGCGTTGCCGGCCGTGACGCGGACGGATCCGGACTACGCGGCGCTGCAGCTGGCGAACATGGTCTTCGGCGGCTACTTCTCCTCCCGCTGGGTGGAGAACATCCGTGAGGACAAGGGCTACACGTACGGCCCGCACTCGTCCATCGAGCACTTCGTCGCCGGCTCCTCGCTGGTGGTGGCGGCCGAGGTCGCCACCGAGGTCACCGGCCCGGCCATGCTCGAGACCCTGTACGAGCTGGGCCGCATCGCCAGCCTCCCGCCGGGCGAGGAGGAGCTGGAGCAGGCCCGCCGCTACGCCCTGGGCACCCTGCGCCTGGGCATGTCCACGCAGGCCGGACTGGCCGGGCTGGCCAGCATCTACGCGAGCTTCGGTCTGCGGCTCGACTACCTGCGCGAGCACTCGGCGGCGCTGGCTTCGGCGACCCGGGAGCAGGTCGCCGAGGCGGCGGCCCGCTATCTGGCGCCGTCGGCCGCGGTCACCGTCGTGCTCGGTGACGCCGACAAGGTCGAGGCGCCCCTGGCCGCCCTGACCGCCGTGGAAAGGTCCGAGTGA
- a CDS encoding effector-associated constant component EACC1: MKLRVECGSTADVESLHRWLRREQAVRVDGALTRLPSDDPEAMGTLLDVLTLVIGSGLSAGQLALAVASWRDSRRPAPAVTITHTAADGAVTRIEAADRTALAAALTELEQRGQQ; encoded by the coding sequence GTGAAGCTGCGCGTCGAGTGCGGATCGACCGCGGACGTCGAGTCGCTGCACCGCTGGCTGCGCCGCGAGCAGGCCGTACGTGTCGACGGCGCCCTGACCCGGCTGCCCTCGGACGACCCCGAGGCGATGGGCACCCTGCTCGACGTGCTGACGCTGGTCATCGGCAGCGGGCTCTCCGCCGGGCAGCTCGCGCTGGCCGTGGCCAGCTGGCGGGATTCGCGCCGGCCCGCCCCCGCGGTGACGATCACGCACACCGCGGCGGACGGCGCGGTCACCCGGATCGAGGCCGCCGACCGTACGGCGCTGGCTGCCGCGCTGACCGAGCTCGAGCAGCGTGGGCAGCAGTAG
- a CDS encoding phytanoyl-CoA dioxygenase family protein yields MSLLAEQTWTPMTAEERAQFDRDGFLVIPAVLTEDEVAIARTAILRSKEQVSREGGLGATGALHQLSAVTNNPELAFLLDHPKAFKYIWSILGWNVHVYHSHVDVHPQIHEKQKDWWHWHQDGGRQNRELETDPRPRTSVKLAYWLSDVSETGRGNFTVLPGSHLTNWLPGPPSRGVPWPQPEGALQITANPGDLVVFDRRLWHARSDNYSPITRVGAFFGYTYRWVAGRDEVKDLPNTPEWAGYNPVQQQLLGHCGDGSGDHAWGHFPETTPLYGELKRQGLLDSSVPALIP; encoded by the coding sequence ATGTCTCTGCTTGCTGAGCAGACCTGGACCCCGATGACGGCCGAGGAGCGCGCGCAGTTCGACCGCGACGGCTTCCTCGTCATCCCGGCGGTTCTGACCGAGGACGAGGTCGCGATCGCGCGCACCGCCATCCTGCGGTCGAAGGAGCAGGTTTCCCGCGAGGGCGGCCTCGGCGCCACCGGCGCGCTGCACCAGCTTTCCGCGGTGACCAACAACCCGGAGCTGGCCTTCCTCCTGGATCACCCGAAGGCGTTCAAGTACATCTGGTCGATCCTCGGCTGGAACGTCCACGTCTACCACTCGCACGTGGACGTCCACCCGCAGATCCACGAGAAGCAGAAGGACTGGTGGCACTGGCACCAGGACGGTGGCCGGCAGAACCGTGAGCTGGAGACCGACCCGCGCCCGCGCACGTCGGTCAAGCTCGCCTACTGGCTGTCGGACGTCAGCGAGACCGGCCGGGGCAACTTCACCGTGCTCCCGGGCAGCCACCTGACCAACTGGCTGCCGGGCCCGCCGTCGCGCGGCGTGCCGTGGCCGCAGCCCGAGGGTGCCCTGCAGATCACCGCCAACCCCGGTGACCTGGTGGTCTTCGACCGCCGCCTGTGGCACGCCCGCTCGGACAACTACTCGCCGATCACGCGCGTGGGTGCCTTCTTCGGCTACACCTACCGCTGGGTCGCCGGTCGCGACGAGGTCAAGGACCTGCCGAACACCCCCGAGTGGGCCGGCTACAACCCCGTCCAGCAGCAGCTGCTCGGCCACTGCGGCGACGGCAGCGGCGACCACGCCTGGGGTCACTTCCCCGAGACGACGCCGCTCTACGGCGAGCTCAAGCGCCAGGGTCTCCTCGACTCCAGCGTTCCCGCACTCATTCCGTGA
- a CDS encoding SIR2 family protein: MTDPADGLSAGETLLLDRLTASLRGVDQITLLLGSGVTAGVIPRVHGVLEIADSFAAGRNDDGALERALEQARSELVGARPIDVYRAYRRVFTDWVSAGAFDVIAQQAVLKAYAAPDPMESPLATHGLGQRLERGVGEGVENDRFSWQLPRGVQALGHLLAQVPEAFDHRVLTTNFDPLLEIAIRSARGRAISLPLDSRGAYGSAGAADGAVRVFHLHGFWRPTLHVRGPRLLHDPARITDNKQLIAATADLIRGDTICVLASSDWSGTVSAALAAVARTRPVRVLWALNDPDAATALSTAEHLREIIGVPVECFPGVDSERLFPALAERAEVPVPPRATGLRHRVRHHSWERQLVSQPGTQPPRDVPGLLLQLERRFGWINQQRGTTSPIRLLWPVRLRSRASVIHMVQAFVAGALARLGVEVRICIDDVGSRDIDVAAEFRADLERWFDHTGHGAVREFVSLTDFLEHVQSQPADTSPEALLRPTDPWSVARTFYGEHNPSLYSLLAAVKAVPNLTSWDELEQNAWPILQSVLRTDANRLLTPLTLWPYLNSMLLESATNDVLTLGGRDEAILWAQWRQTFGFGPGHLYNPYIKSLKHDAHMLRWSSEEELRRHLHSTSELPGWDAEGSYVPWLFQNAMLLPGYLNNDPVPESGDFALDSWAAFVAAIQDDRPVLDQLAARVTDLFLRP, from the coding sequence ATGACCGACCCCGCCGACGGGCTCAGTGCCGGCGAGACGCTGCTGCTGGACCGCCTCACCGCGAGCCTGCGCGGCGTCGACCAGATCACCCTGCTCCTCGGCTCCGGTGTGACCGCGGGTGTCATTCCCCGTGTGCACGGCGTGCTGGAGATCGCGGACAGCTTCGCGGCGGGCCGCAACGACGACGGTGCCCTGGAACGGGCGCTGGAGCAGGCCCGATCCGAGCTGGTCGGTGCGCGGCCGATCGACGTCTACCGGGCCTACCGGCGCGTTTTCACCGACTGGGTGTCGGCGGGGGCGTTCGACGTGATCGCGCAGCAGGCGGTGCTGAAGGCGTACGCGGCGCCGGACCCGATGGAGTCACCGCTGGCGACCCACGGGCTGGGCCAGCGCCTGGAACGCGGGGTCGGCGAGGGTGTGGAGAACGACCGCTTCTCGTGGCAGCTCCCCCGCGGGGTCCAGGCGCTCGGCCACCTGCTCGCCCAGGTGCCGGAGGCGTTCGACCACCGGGTGCTGACCACCAACTTCGACCCGCTGCTGGAGATCGCGATCCGGTCCGCCCGCGGCCGGGCGATCAGCCTGCCGCTGGACTCCCGCGGCGCCTACGGCAGCGCGGGCGCCGCGGACGGTGCCGTGCGCGTCTTCCACCTGCACGGCTTCTGGCGGCCGACGCTGCACGTCCGCGGTCCGCGGCTGCTGCACGACCCGGCCCGGATCACCGACAACAAGCAGCTGATCGCGGCCACGGCCGACCTGATCCGCGGCGACACGATCTGTGTGCTGGCCAGCAGCGACTGGTCCGGCACGGTGTCCGCCGCCCTCGCCGCCGTCGCGCGCACCCGGCCCGTACGCGTTCTCTGGGCCCTCAACGACCCCGACGCCGCCACCGCGCTGAGCACCGCCGAGCACCTGCGCGAGATCATCGGCGTACCGGTGGAGTGTTTTCCGGGTGTCGACTCCGAGCGGCTCTTCCCGGCGCTGGCCGAACGGGCCGAGGTGCCCGTGCCGCCCCGCGCGACCGGCCTGCGGCACCGGGTCCGTCACCACAGCTGGGAGCGGCAGCTCGTCTCCCAGCCCGGCACGCAGCCGCCGCGGGACGTGCCGGGCCTGCTCCTCCAGCTGGAACGCCGCTTCGGCTGGATCAACCAGCAGCGCGGCACGACCTCCCCGATCCGCCTGCTCTGGCCCGTCCGGCTGCGCTCGCGGGCCTCGGTGATCCACATGGTCCAGGCGTTCGTGGCCGGCGCCCTGGCCCGGCTGGGTGTCGAGGTGCGCATCTGCATCGACGACGTCGGCTCCCGCGACATCGACGTGGCGGCCGAGTTCCGCGCCGACCTGGAACGCTGGTTCGACCACACCGGCCACGGCGCGGTCCGCGAGTTCGTCAGCCTCACGGACTTCCTCGAACACGTGCAGAGCCAGCCGGCGGACACCTCCCCCGAGGCGCTGCTGCGCCCGACCGACCCGTGGTCCGTGGCCCGCACGTTCTACGGCGAGCACAACCCGTCCCTGTACAGCCTGCTGGCGGCGGTGAAGGCCGTCCCCAACCTGACGTCGTGGGACGAGCTCGAGCAGAACGCCTGGCCCATCCTGCAGTCGGTGCTGCGCACGGACGCGAACAGGCTGCTGACACCGCTCACGCTGTGGCCGTACCTGAACAGCATGCTGCTGGAGAGCGCCACCAACGACGTACTGACCCTGGGCGGCCGCGACGAGGCGATCCTGTGGGCACAGTGGCGGCAGACGTTCGGGTTCGGGCCGGGGCATCTGTACAACCCGTACATCAAGAGCCTGAAACACGACGCCCACATGCTGCGCTGGTCGTCGGAGGAGGAGCTCCGCCGCCACCTGCACAGCACCAGCGAACTCCCCGGCTGGGACGCCGAAGGCAGTTACGTCCCCTGGCTCTTCCAGAACGCGATGCTCCTGCCCGGATATCTCAACAACGACCCGGTGCCGGAGTCCGGCGACTTCGCCCTCGACTCCTGGGCGGCGTTCGTCGCGGCGATCCAGGACGACCGGCCGGTCCTCGACCAGCTCGCCGCCCGCGTGACCGATCTCTTTTTGCGCCCCTAG
- a CDS encoding ABC transporter substrate-binding protein, whose amino-acid sequence MSSRTLRALALAAAAVLTTTTLAACGGDDEASASGEASTIRLGYFPNITHAPALIGVKNGLFQQSLGSTKLEPKTFNAGPAAIEALFSGAIDATYIGPNPAINGWATSKGTALKIIAGSTSGGAGLVVKQGINTPADLKGKKIATPQLGNTQDVALRAWLKANNLNADQQGGGDVSVLPQDNATALQAFAQGAIDGAWVPEPNLSRMLLESKGKLLVNEKDLWPNGQFVTTHLIVKQEFLKKYPATVKKLLQGHIAAVKYIETDNAGAQKAANEQLAALSGKPLKDEILAASFKNLQFTNDPVASSLYTSAQHAQDVGLLKPVDLKGIYDLGPLNELLKADGQPEVSDAAAS is encoded by the coding sequence ATGAGCTCCCGCACTCTCCGTGCGCTTGCCCTCGCCGCCGCCGCAGTTCTGACCACCACCACGCTGGCGGCCTGCGGAGGCGACGACGAGGCTTCCGCCAGCGGTGAAGCGAGCACGATCCGGCTCGGCTACTTCCCGAACATCACCCACGCGCCCGCCCTGATCGGGGTGAAGAACGGCCTCTTCCAGCAGTCGCTGGGCAGCACCAAGCTGGAGCCGAAGACCTTCAACGCCGGTCCGGCCGCCATCGAGGCGCTCTTCTCGGGTGCGATCGACGCCACCTACATCGGCCCGAACCCGGCCATCAACGGTTGGGCCACCTCCAAGGGCACCGCGCTGAAGATCATCGCGGGCAGCACCTCCGGCGGCGCCGGCCTGGTGGTCAAGCAGGGCATCAACACTCCGGCCGACCTCAAGGGCAAGAAGATCGCCACGCCGCAGCTCGGCAACACCCAGGACGTCGCACTGCGCGCCTGGCTGAAGGCGAACAACCTCAACGCCGACCAGCAGGGCGGCGGCGACGTCTCCGTGCTGCCCCAGGACAACGCGACCGCGCTGCAGGCGTTCGCCCAGGGTGCGATCGACGGCGCCTGGGTGCCGGAGCCCAACCTGAGCCGGATGCTGCTCGAGTCCAAGGGCAAGCTGCTGGTCAACGAGAAGGACCTGTGGCCGAACGGTCAGTTCGTCACGACCCACCTGATCGTCAAGCAGGAGTTCCTCAAGAAGTACCCGGCGACGGTGAAGAAGCTGCTGCAGGGTCACATCGCGGCGGTCAAGTACATCGAGACCGACAACGCCGGCGCCCAGAAGGCCGCCAACGAGCAGCTCGCCGCCCTGTCCGGCAAGCCGCTCAAGGACGAGATCCTCGCCGCCTCGTTCAAGAACCTGCAGTTCACCAACGACCCGGTCGCCTCGTCGCTGTACACCAGCGCCCAGCACGCCCAGGACGTCGGACTGCTCAAGCCCGTCGACCTCAAGGGCATCTACGACCTCGGCCCGCTCAACGAGCTGCTCAAGGCCGACGGTCAGCCCGAGGTCAGTGACGCCGCCGCCTCCTGA
- a CDS encoding M16 family metallopeptidase, with product MKIPATKYPVERFTLDNGLRVVLTPDRSAPVVGVAVVYDVGIRSEPEGRTGFAHLFEHLMFQGSENLEKLAHFRHVQGAGGSFNGSTHLDYTDYFEVLPAGALERALFLEADRMRGPRLTEENLRNQVDVVKEEIRVNVLNRPYGGFPWLRLPPVMFETFANAHDGYGSFGDLDHATVADAEEFFDKYYASGNAVLAVAGDFDVAQATVLIERHFGDVQARSKPDLPDFAEPDLSGERRESYVDRLAPLPAVASGYRIPDPIGQFEQYLPYVVLAEVLTDGDASRLVERLVQRDRTVTSVGGYIGFMGDEYQVRNPTAMLLQAHLPPGGDADKVLRTIDEELDRLATGGLTPGELARTQARMATHLLRDTDAVLGRALPMAVLEAQRGRPELLNELPRLVGEVTEAQIVAAAATLRPERRATIEVVPGANQ from the coding sequence ATGAAGATTCCCGCGACGAAGTATCCGGTCGAACGATTCACCCTCGACAACGGTCTGCGGGTGGTCCTCACACCCGACCGCAGCGCCCCTGTCGTCGGTGTGGCGGTCGTCTACGACGTCGGTATCCGCTCCGAACCCGAAGGCCGCACCGGCTTCGCCCACCTCTTCGAGCACCTGATGTTCCAGGGCTCGGAGAACCTGGAGAAGCTCGCTCACTTCCGGCACGTGCAGGGAGCCGGCGGCAGCTTCAACGGTTCGACCCATCTGGACTACACCGACTACTTCGAGGTGCTGCCGGCCGGCGCCCTCGAGCGGGCTCTCTTCCTCGAGGCCGACCGCATGCGCGGGCCGCGCCTCACCGAGGAGAACCTCCGCAACCAGGTGGACGTGGTCAAGGAGGAGATCCGGGTCAACGTCCTCAACCGTCCGTACGGCGGCTTCCCGTGGCTCCGGCTTCCCCCGGTGATGTTCGAGACGTTCGCCAACGCGCACGACGGGTACGGCTCGTTCGGTGACCTCGACCACGCGACGGTCGCGGACGCCGAGGAGTTCTTCGACAAGTACTACGCCAGCGGCAACGCCGTACTCGCCGTCGCCGGTGACTTCGACGTGGCCCAGGCGACCGTCCTCATCGAGCGGCACTTCGGCGACGTGCAGGCCCGGTCGAAGCCGGACCTGCCGGACTTCGCCGAGCCCGACCTGTCCGGCGAGCGGCGGGAGAGCTACGTCGACCGCCTGGCCCCGCTGCCCGCGGTGGCGAGCGGCTACCGGATCCCGGACCCGATCGGCCAGTTCGAGCAGTACCTCCCGTACGTCGTCCTGGCCGAGGTGCTCACCGACGGCGACGCCTCGCGGCTCGTCGAGCGGCTGGTCCAGCGGGACCGCACGGTGACCAGCGTCGGTGGCTACATCGGCTTCATGGGCGACGAGTACCAGGTCCGCAACCCGACGGCGATGCTGCTGCAGGCGCACCTGCCGCCCGGTGGCGACGCGGACAAGGTGCTGCGCACCATCGACGAGGAGCTGGACAGGCTCGCGACCGGTGGCCTGACCCCCGGCGAGCTGGCCCGCACCCAGGCCCGCATGGCCACCCACCTGCTGCGGGACACCGACGCCGTGCTGGGCCGGGCGCTGCCGATGGCGGTGCTCGAGGCGCAGCGCGGACGCCCGGAGCTGCTCAACGAGCTGCCCCGGCTCGTCGGCGAGGTCACCGAGGCGCAGATCGTCGCCGCGGCCGCCACCCTGCGGCCCGAGCGCCGTGCCACCATCGAGGTCGTCCCAGGAGCGAACCAGTGA
- a CDS encoding polysaccharide deacetylase family protein, translating to MRRPRAVLAVTLGFVLMTGAGIGVSYAQSVSVPAKPTAGVAGPKPRPPAQNYRIQRTTGTKSVGLTFDDGPDPVNTPKLLDLLKKYNVKATFCLVGHRVRDNKALVKRIAAEGHTLCNHSWQHLEDLRERDDAYAFRDLEATNEQLHKAAPGAKIKYFRAPYGNFSPRLTQFAAKLGMTALSWNVDDQCYLTAEYGKGAAMRKRMFDIVKRDTRPGSIILSHENLKPHTVAAYETILPWLKQNFTLVAL from the coding sequence ATGCGCCGCCCCCGTGCTGTCCTGGCTGTAACCCTGGGTTTTGTGCTGATGACCGGCGCCGGCATCGGTGTCTCCTACGCGCAGAGCGTCTCCGTGCCCGCCAAGCCGACCGCCGGTGTGGCCGGGCCCAAGCCGCGGCCGCCCGCGCAGAACTACCGGATCCAGCGGACCACCGGCACCAAGTCCGTCGGGCTGACCTTCGACGACGGGCCCGATCCCGTGAACACCCCGAAGCTGCTCGACCTGCTGAAGAAGTACAACGTGAAGGCGACGTTCTGCCTGGTCGGGCACCGGGTGCGGGACAACAAGGCGCTGGTCAAGCGGATCGCCGCCGAGGGGCACACGCTGTGCAACCACTCGTGGCAGCACTTGGAGGATCTTCGGGAGCGGGATGACGCGTACGCGTTCCGGGACCTCGAGGCGACCAACGAGCAGCTGCACAAGGCCGCCCCGGGGGCGAAGATCAAGTACTTCCGGGCGCCGTACGGGAACTTCTCGCCGCGGCTGACCCAGTTCGCCGCGAAGCTGGGGATGACCGCGCTGTCCTGGAACGTCGACGACCAGTGCTACCTGACCGCGGAGTACGGCAAGGGCGCGGCGATGAGGAAGCGCATGTTCGACATCGTCAAGCGGGACACCCGGCCGGGGTCGATCATCCTGTCGCACGAGAACCTGAAGCCGCACACGGTCGCGGCGTACGAGACGATCCTGCCCTGGTTGAAGCAGAACTTCACGCTGGTGGCGCTCTAG
- a CDS encoding YqgE/AlgH family protein, translating to MSEVADPAASQVVLIGVSEYRRLFTLPAARRNVTDLRDLLQHEDLWGVPPGNCHVLLDPESPAEVSRAIRKAASATGSDGLLLVYFAGHGLVDADDDNLILGLPGCDPEVPYERGVPYDWIRRAVADTRARRRVVILDCCYSGRAGSELGGDGTGTDFIADKAEAEGTCLLVSAPANRPAMAPLGEAYTAFTGELIRLLRDGLRPPPPETIPATLTVHTLWRAVRRAMLRRGFERPELRARDAGGEIALVHNPAAPRHNLAGSVLYAAPWFVDEDLGQRAILVLRHNQTGALGVCITRPDGDIPDEFPEAWRRLLRNPAMLFHGGPVARDGYIVVTLLRSGAPEPLRFTPVRDRLGTMALSASPEDVSGTVDAMRVFVGYLGWRAGELEEFLDRGALIASRHTARQVFTERPGELWQSLQAAR from the coding sequence ATGAGCGAGGTTGCAGACCCGGCCGCTTCCCAGGTCGTCCTGATCGGCGTGTCGGAGTACCGGCGCCTCTTCACCCTGCCGGCCGCACGGCGCAATGTGACCGATCTGCGTGATCTCCTGCAACACGAAGATTTGTGGGGCGTGCCGCCGGGCAACTGCCACGTCCTGCTCGACCCCGAGTCGCCGGCCGAGGTCAGCCGGGCGATCCGGAAGGCCGCTTCCGCGACCGGCAGCGACGGGTTGCTGCTGGTCTACTTCGCGGGGCACGGGCTGGTCGACGCCGACGACGACAACCTGATCCTGGGCCTGCCCGGCTGCGACCCGGAGGTGCCCTACGAGCGGGGCGTCCCGTACGACTGGATCCGGCGCGCGGTCGCGGACACCCGGGCGCGACGCCGTGTGGTCATCCTGGACTGCTGCTACTCCGGCCGGGCCGGGTCCGAGCTGGGTGGTGACGGCACCGGCACCGACTTCATCGCCGACAAGGCCGAGGCCGAGGGCACCTGCCTGCTCGTCTCCGCACCGGCGAACCGTCCGGCGATGGCGCCGCTCGGCGAGGCCTACACCGCGTTCACGGGCGAGCTGATCCGGCTGCTGCGCGACGGTCTGCGGCCCCCGCCGCCGGAGACGATCCCGGCCACCCTGACCGTCCACACGCTCTGGCGTGCGGTCCGGCGGGCCATGCTGCGCCGCGGGTTCGAACGCCCGGAGCTGCGCGCCCGCGACGCCGGCGGCGAGATCGCCCTGGTCCACAACCCGGCGGCGCCCCGGCACAACCTCGCGGGCAGTGTGCTCTACGCGGCGCCGTGGTTCGTCGACGAGGACCTCGGTCAGCGCGCGATCCTGGTCCTGCGGCACAACCAGACCGGCGCCCTCGGCGTCTGCATCACCCGCCCCGACGGCGACATCCCGGACGAGTTCCCCGAGGCCTGGCGCCGGCTGCTGCGCAACCCGGCGATGCTCTTCCACGGCGGCCCGGTGGCCCGCGACGGCTACATCGTGGTCACCCTCCTGCGGTCCGGCGCGCCCGAGCCGTTGCGCTTCACTCCGGTACGCGACCGGCTCGGCACGATGGCCCTGTCCGCGTCACCCGAGGACGTCTCCGGCACCGTGGACGCGATGCGGGTGTTCGTCGGATATCTCGGCTGGCGTGCCGGCGAGCTGGAGGAGTTCCTCGACCGCGGCGCCCTGATCGCCAGCCGCCACACGGCCCGGCAGGTCTTCACCGAACGCCCCGGCGAGCTGTGGCAGTCGTTGCAGGCGGCACGATGA
- the nudC gene encoding NAD(+) diphosphatase: MSQNEEQPDVGEQPGLDGPPLARTSLDRAAHHRRDEDWLAQAWKTGLVVVIDIAQGGRALITGRTGDVPRLLLVSADAAPEGERLFLGIDPAGVPIFAVAAPLPEAAGAEAMTLRDIGDRLDPRDAGIFTTAAALGNWHASHLFSPRNGEPTTVTEAGWSRTDPDGRQMWPRTDPAMIVLVHDGVAGPEGRCLLGHNAAWPEVGGVRRFSCLAGYVEPGESAEAAVVREVREEVGVRVRSLQYEGSQSWPYPGSLMLGYTAVANREQAITVDPEEIDEARWFTREDIGRMIAGDYVEPASGVRMNLPMRSSIAFYLVERWLGGLDR, translated from the coding sequence GTGAGTCAGAACGAGGAACAACCCGACGTCGGCGAGCAGCCCGGACTGGACGGGCCACCTCTGGCCCGGACGAGCCTGGACCGGGCTGCGCACCACCGGCGTGACGAGGACTGGCTGGCCCAGGCCTGGAAGACCGGCCTGGTGGTGGTCATCGACATCGCCCAGGGCGGCCGTGCGCTGATCACCGGGCGGACCGGCGACGTGCCGCGTCTGCTGCTGGTCAGCGCCGACGCGGCTCCCGAGGGTGAACGCCTGTTCCTCGGGATCGACCCGGCCGGGGTGCCGATCTTCGCGGTCGCCGCCCCGCTGCCGGAGGCCGCCGGCGCCGAGGCGATGACGCTGCGGGACATCGGCGACCGGCTGGACCCGCGCGACGCCGGCATCTTCACCACGGCCGCGGCGCTCGGCAACTGGCACGCCAGCCACCTCTTCTCACCGCGGAACGGCGAGCCCACCACGGTCACCGAGGCGGGCTGGTCGCGGACCGACCCGGACGGTCGGCAGATGTGGCCGCGGACCGACCCGGCGATGATCGTGCTGGTCCACGACGGCGTGGCCGGTCCCGAAGGGCGCTGCCTGCTGGGCCACAACGCCGCTTGGCCCGAGGTCGGTGGTGTGCGGCGGTTCTCCTGCCTCGCCGGCTACGTCGAGCCGGGGGAGTCGGCCGAGGCCGCCGTCGTGCGTGAGGTGCGCGAGGAGGTCGGCGTCCGGGTCCGCTCGCTGCAGTACGAAGGCAGCCAGTCCTGGCCGTACCCCGGCTCGCTGATGCTGGGCTACACCGCGGTCGCCAACCGCGAGCAGGCCATCACGGTGGATCCCGAGGAGATCGACGAGGCGCGGTGGTTCACGCGGGAGGACATCGGCCGCATGATCGCCGGTGACTACGTGGAGCCGGCCAGTGGCGTACGGATGAATCTGCCCATGCGGTCCTCGATCGCTTTTTATCTGGTCGAACGCTGGTTGGGCGGTTTGGACCGTTAA
- a CDS encoding RrF2 family transcriptional regulator gives MYVSARTDYAVRAMLAITADHPHLVKAAALAAAQDIPLSFLQGILLDLRRAGLLHSHRGVDGGYSLARPAEDITIGDVVRAVGGALTTVRGLPTTTTTYHGVATGLKDVWLDVEQAIENVVDHRTLAEITVSQIPTI, from the coding sequence GTGTACGTCTCGGCACGCACCGACTACGCCGTCCGGGCCATGCTGGCGATCACCGCCGACCACCCGCACCTGGTGAAGGCGGCCGCCCTGGCCGCGGCCCAGGACATTCCGCTCAGTTTTCTCCAGGGGATCCTGCTCGACCTGCGCCGCGCGGGACTGCTGCACAGCCACCGCGGTGTCGACGGCGGTTACTCGCTGGCCCGCCCGGCCGAGGACATCACCATCGGTGACGTCGTCCGCGCCGTCGGCGGGGCCCTGACCACCGTCCGCGGCCTCCCGACCACCACCACGACTTATCACGGTGTCGCCACCGGCCTCAAGGACGTCTGGCTCGATGTGGAGCAGGCCATCGAGAACGTGGTCGACCACCGCACGCTCGCTGAGATCACCGTTTCCCAGATTCCCACGATTTAG